A window of Hemiscyllium ocellatum isolate sHemOce1 chromosome 35, sHemOce1.pat.X.cur, whole genome shotgun sequence genomic DNA:
GTGAACTGTAAGCTTGCCCTGAAAGCTCACAGATTTGTCTTGGCTGTGCACAGTGATGTCTTCAAATCCATGCTCGACAGTGAACGTTGGCCTGATTCTGTAGACCATGTTGTTCACCTGACTGAGGACGAGGACTGTCTTGCCCACTTTGAAGAATTTGTGAGTTACCTCTACAGTGGGACAATCACACTCGACACTGAGAATGTGCTACCCCTTCACGTTTTATCAGAGAAGTACAACGTCCAGGAGCTGAGAGAAAGTACTCAGAGCTTCATGTTAGTTAATGTGACATCCCCAAGCACTTATAACCATGCCATTACTTGGCACAAATATGCCAACCTGATTGGCCTTCGCcaactggaagaagaatgccttaAGTTTATAACCTGGAATACCAACACTGTGATCAAGTCACCAGACTGGACACTGTTAGAACCATATCAACTCTCTGCACTGCTCCAAAGATCCGACATGGTGGTCGAAGATGAAGTGGTCCTTTTTCAAGCCCTGGTGAGTTGGCTCTCCCTGCATCCAAACTATGCTGAGGAAATGTTGGCCCATATTAGGTATCCGATGATGCCTCCTGAGAAACTGTTTGACCTGTTAAGCCCGGGAAGCCTACCTGACAGCATTGCATCCTACCTCTGCCGGGAAAGCCTGCTGGTCT
This region includes:
- the LOC132832619 gene encoding BTB/POZ domain-containing protein 17-like, with the translated sequence MDANVPSETLQHQSKLMETISKLFNNNQLSDINLMVNCKLALKAHRFVLAVHSDVFKSMLDSERWPDSVDHVVHLTEDEDCLAHFEEFVSYLYSGTITLDTENVLPLHVLSEKYNVQELRESTQSFMLVNVTSPSTYNHAITWHKYANLIGLRQLEEECLKFITWNTNTVIKSPDWTLLEPYQLSALLQRSDMVVEDEVVLFQALVSWLSLHPNYAEEMLAHIRYPMMPPEKLFDLLSPGSLPDSIASYLCRESLLVYQAHVLSMETISQRNNMAANPFTMRIYTSERFSQVWDISGYKTMNKIALSKCLSTRHFQLKTEWNVNYSPKGHQILNYTHHIYLPEVVQDDDFSTLTVRLGSCEPADMKHTHKICILLYQCINSQWFVGDVQTLEVPHTGEAKINDLIPLSKRDRYISNGTMKVHLITQTNWENEEEI